The Halobaculum magnesiiphilum genome contains the following window.
CGCCGTTCGTCGTGGCCGTCGTCGTGGTGGACGCGGGCCGTGTTGGACTGGAGCTTGTCGAGTGCCCGCTGCACCTGTAGCTCGTTGCTGTCCGTGAGCGCGGCGACGTCGGCCACACGTCCGGAATAGGCGATCGGGCCGCCTTGTTCCTCGGGGAGCTTCGCCGGGAGGGACTGTTCGGGAGCGTTGTACTCCTCGATCTGGGCCTTCGAGGGGAGGATCGTGAAGACCTCATTCGCCAGCTCGGTCACTTCGGGATCTTCCTGTACGGCCTGCTCGATGGTTGAGAGGCGGGCTTCAAGGCTCTGAAGCCGGTTGTTCGTCGTGTGAGCCTCTGAAATGAGTTCAGACACTTGTGCCGCGACTTCACTGTCAGTACTGCCGCGGGCTGGCGCGTGCTGGCCGTTGACTTCCTTCTGGACGGAGAGCCGGACGAGGTGGCTCAACGAGTCGACGTTGGGGTTCTCGGCGGCGTATTCCTCCCACTGCTCCTTCTGGTCGGGCGACAGTAGGAGGTTGAAACGCTGGTTTTCGGACATGGTGGTACTACCGGGTAGTACTACTGGGTGGTCGTATATACGTCCTACGTACGTTCCCAACTACGCCGAGTGGATGTGGAATGAATCGATCCCGGACCTCGTCTCGGACGTGTTCGAGCACAACGGCCCCCACGGCGGCCCGAAGGAGACGGCGATGATCATGCACATCGCCGAGGAGTTGGTCCGGACGGATCAACTGGAGTCGGCCCGCGACGGCGGAATCGTCGATCTCGCGGACGCGAACCTCCGGACCAACGGCGCGCGGACCTTCTACGACTCGGCGGACAACTCCGGGAACGGCGTCTTCGGCGACCAGACCGACGCAACGCCCGAGAAGGGGGAGAAGCTGTTCGAGGCCGCGACCGACCAGCTCGTCCACCTGCTGGAGTGGATCGACGACCAGCCGTTCGCGGACCTCATGCCGAAATCGCACGTGGATCCACAGCCCGGCAGCCGCCGATGAAGGACGCGACGGCCGAGGAGCTGGCGGCGGCGCTCGCGGACGCGCACGCGACCGCCTCGTCCATCACCCCAGACACGCTCCCGAGCGTCGACTCGACGGCCGACGCCTACCGGGTTCAGGAGCGTCTCGTCGACCGGGTGCGGGACAGGCGCGGGGAGCCGGTCGGCTACAAGATCGGCTTCACGAACGAACGCGTCCGTCGGGACCTGTCGGTCGACGAACCGGGATACGGCCGGGTGCTCGATGGGACGGTCCGGTCCTCGCCGGCGACCGTCGACGCCGAGGAGTTCGTCGACCCGCGGATCGAGCCGGAGATCGCGTTCCGGCTCGGTTCCGACCTCCCGGCCGACGCCTCACGCGACCGCGTCCGCGACGCGGTGACCGCGGTC
Protein-coding sequences here:
- a CDS encoding creatininase family protein, giving the protein MVVLPGSTTGWSYIRPTYVPNYAEWMWNESIPDLVSDVFEHNGPHGGPKETAMIMHIAEELVRTDQLESARDGGIVDLADANLRTNGARTFYDSADNSGNGVFGDQTDATPEKGEKLFEAATDQLVHLLEWIDDQPFADLMPKSHVDPQPGSRR
- a CDS encoding 2-keto-4-pentenoate hydratase; translated protein: MKDATAEELAAALADAHATASSITPDTLPSVDSTADAYRVQERLVDRVRDRRGEPVGYKIGFTNERVRRDLSVDEPGYGRVLDGTVRSSPATVDAEEFVDPRIEPEIAFRLGSDLPADASRDRVRDAVTAVVPAIEVVDSRTGWEFDAPLAVADNCLDAGLVLGEGIDPADLALADEAVTLRVDGDPVDSGVGTDVFGHPLAALAWLADAVDGLPAGTLVTTGSLTEPVPVAPGETAVATFASLGSVDLRVR